In Silene latifolia isolate original U9 population chromosome X, ASM4854445v1, whole genome shotgun sequence, the following proteins share a genomic window:
- the LOC141619494 gene encoding protein FAR-RED IMPAIRED RESPONSE 1-like, translated as MIDEFSEVHNHRLTSVCNRDLDKISRSLDMFQKTLILDNSKLNIGAGLTFRQVKELVNGYENIGATLIDFKNFQRDIKCYIGLRDADLFIDRLEKLKATQPQFYFGYDVDPQNRLTKFFWADATCIRNYSFFGDAVSFDPTYGTNKYDMVFTPFTGVNHHRKSVLFAGCLLLHEDDISFQWTFQHFLTAMGQKEPHFMITDQCPGIKKAFPSVFKTTRHRYCMWHITQKITDKVGSALCRDTDFLARFNAVVWDPDMEPSEFEEKWQKVISDFQLEDNDWLTTMFDDRHHWIPTYYRDLALGCILRTTQRSESTNSFFKRYENHFGTLVEFWMRFQTAINQQRYTRKLDDYNSDHSFPELKTKLPIEKHGAIIYTHAVFKVFQEEVMAADSCGVDDFEKEEHVRIIHVIDAEIDRIFKVRFDLRSTDAFRRIVGVLKTLPAEHTEELASLLVEFRQKLCIEPLTKDQEMEILLGCSSSSKVTIHPPEQARNKGSGKRLKSAKQHAIEKAAKPKRLCAYCKERVTHDRRTCPLRIADEAAEKATKKKKV; from the exons ATGATTGACGAGTTTTCTGAAGTCCACAATCATCGTCTCACCTCTGTCTGTAACAGAGATCTCGATAAGATTTCACGATCCCTTGATATGTTCCAGAAGACGCTTATCTTGGACAACTCCAAGTTGAATATTGGCGCTGGATTGACCTTTAGACAGGTTAAGGAACTTGTCAATGGGTATGAAAATATCGGTGCTAcattgatagattttaagaactttcaaagAGATATCAAGTGCTACATTGGGTTACGAGATGCTGACCTTTTCATCGATCGACTCGAGAAACTCAAAGCGACCCAACCCCAGTTCTACTTCGGCTATGATGTTGATCCGCAAAACCGTCTAACAAAGTTCTTTTGGGCTGATGCTACATGTATTAGAAACTACTCATTCTTTGGGGATGCTGTGAGCTTCGACCCTACTTACGGAACcaacaagtatgatatggtttttacaccattcaCAGGTGTTAATCACCACAGAAAGTCGGTGTTGTTTGCCGGTTGTCTCCTGTTACACGAGGATGACATCTCCTTCCAATGGACCTTTCAACATTTCTTGACTGCCATGGGACAAAAAGAGCCGCACTTCATGATCACGGATCAATGCCCTGGCATAAAGAAG GCTTTCCCTTCTGTTTTCAAGACAACTAGGCATcgttattgtatgtggcatattacaCAAAAGATCACGGACAAAGTTGGTTCAGCACTCTGCAGAGACACGGACTTCCTTGCTCGCTTCAACGCTGTTGTTTGGGACCCTGATATGGAGCCGTCGGAGTTCGAAGAGAAGTGGCAGAAGGTCATTTCAGATTTCCAGCTGGAagataatgattggttgactacaaTGTTCGACGACAGACACCATTGGATTCCTACCTACTATCGTGACCTTGCCTTGGGCTGCATATTAAGAACAACACAGCGATCAGAAAGTACAAATTCGTTTTTCAAGCGCTATGAGAATCACTTTGGTACACTGGTCGAATTTTGGATGAG GTTCCAAACTGCTATAAACCAGCAGCGCTATACACGAAAGCTCGATGATTATAACAGCGACCACTCATTCCCTGAGCTTAAGACAAAATTACCTATAGAAAAGCATGGCGCTATTATATACACACATGCTGTGTTCAAGGTGTTTCAAGAAGAAGTAATGGCTGCCGATTCATGTGGTGTTGATGACTTTGAGAAGGAGGAGCATGTGCGCATAATTCATGTAATCGATGCTGAGATAGACAGAATTTTCAAGGTGAGGTTCGACCTTAGAAGCACAGATGCA TTCCGTCGGATAGTTGGTGTTCTCAAAACATTACCTGCTGAACACACGGAAGAGTTAGCATCCCTCCTAGTTGAGTTCCGGCAGAAGTTATGTATTGAACCGCTTACAAAAGACCAAGAGATGGAGATTCTGTTGGGCTGCAGCTCGTCGTCTAAAGTCACTATCCACCCTCCggaacaagcacgcaacaagggcAGCGGAAAAAGATTGAAGTCAGCTAAACAACATGCCATTGAAAAAGCAGCCAAGCCAAAGAGGCTATGTGCATACTGCAAAGAAAGAGTTACCCACGACAGGAGAACATGCCCTCTTCGCATAGCTGATGAAGCTGCTGAGAAAGCAACTAAAAAGAAAAAAGTTTGA